Proteins encoded within one genomic window of Thunnus albacares chromosome 13, fThuAlb1.1, whole genome shotgun sequence:
- the zswim7 gene encoding zinc finger SWIM domain-containing protein 7 isoform X2 — MRSCLPTVAEQLFRDIQKTYQETSQIPDDLLIALKFVFGSCALQALDLVDQRSVTCLSSPSGRKAFQVMGGSGRLYTCFVSCHYCPCPAFAYTVLHRNEGLLCKHILAAYLCQAMGVTQQESVSDQQMSMLLSGTAAL, encoded by the exons ATGCGCTCATGTTTGCCTACAGTTGCTGAACAGCTTTTTCGAGATATTCAGAAAACATACCAGGAAACGTCTCAAA tTCCTGATGACCTGCTCATTGC GCTGAAGTTTGTCTTTGGGTCTTGTGCGCTGCAAGCTTTGGACCTGGTAGACCAGCGTTCagtcacctgtctgtcatctCCAAGTGGACGCAAGGCCTTCCAG GTAATGGGAGGCTCGGGACGTTTGTACACCTGCTTCGTGTCCTGTCACTACTGCCCGTGCCCGGCCTTCGCCTACACTGTGCTCCACAGAAATGAAGGCCTGCTG tgCAAACACATCCTGGCCGCCTACCTGTGTCAGGCCATGGGTGTGACTCAGCAGGAGAGTGTGTCTGATCAGCAGATGTCCATGCTGCTCAGTGGGACTGCAGCCCTGTGA
- the zswim7 gene encoding zinc finger SWIM domain-containing protein 7 isoform X1, with translation MRSCLPTVAEQLFRDIQKTYQETSQIPDDLLIALKFVFGSCALQALDLVDQRSVTCLSSPSGRKAFQVMGGSGRLYTCFVSCHYCPCPAFAYTVLHRNEGLLSLFSQCKHILAAYLCQAMGVTQQESVSDQQMSMLLSGTAAL, from the exons ATGCGCTCATGTTTGCCTACAGTTGCTGAACAGCTTTTTCGAGATATTCAGAAAACATACCAGGAAACGTCTCAAA tTCCTGATGACCTGCTCATTGC GCTGAAGTTTGTCTTTGGGTCTTGTGCGCTGCAAGCTTTGGACCTGGTAGACCAGCGTTCagtcacctgtctgtcatctCCAAGTGGACGCAAGGCCTTCCAG GTAATGGGAGGCTCGGGACGTTTGTACACCTGCTTCGTGTCCTGTCACTACTGCCCGTGCCCGGCCTTCGCCTACACTGTGCTCCACAGAAATGAAGGCCTGCTG tctcttttctctcagtgCAAACACATCCTGGCCGCCTACCTGTGTCAGGCCATGGGTGTGACTCAGCAGGAGAGTGTGTCTGATCAGCAGATGTCCATGCTGCTCAGTGGGACTGCAGCCCTGTGA